A single region of the Pectinophora gossypiella chromosome 2, ilPecGoss1.1, whole genome shotgun sequence genome encodes:
- the LOC126375542 gene encoding uncharacterized protein LOC126375542, with protein sequence MAVSHAAGDKSGNKMLYQFYFGSISSFSTYPVLTLVTDFAECHDDFGLKPPDGILREHTFTWLAFAQYIHVTTTLPHHSKAPRVVLVHKQFVLGTANDLLHLPKNYKLGNIVFGDYERDEEDCSLTISQLKLGVTCGRAYIEMPIADIIPHPEFTRFGVGNSLALVKLLRPIKSHYMVPVCLPTISERDRKKHQKVVYLIDYISTVPRDFESEKMAKMSIKLYTHKECRRHRMRSRLGSEGVTHVLCTSGCGVRPGAPIISHAAAGAFELIGLAAGGAPCSRRSMRRRLNVDPPVFIDIYPYFAWVINVITAHILPNPYPHTFILTDADPGENGLKMLRRREKHGWRARTYVSGNACFRRKQKKYIIFYDEKFQVNADPPAKINVFIRIFAGLDTQIKCVRVTLPNRQVSPVINGAGGYEINIRFNTEWFPYSFYFAVGLQGVNASVDLTAHWQMQKWEKKYGG encoded by the exons ATGGCTGTGAGCCACGCCGCTG GTGATAAGAGTGGCAACAAGATGCTGTATCAATTTTACTTTGGCAGTATATCTTCGTTCAGCACGTACCCTG TTCTCACCCTGGTGACAGACTTCGCCGAGTGTCATGATGATTTTGGTCTTAAGCCACCCGATGGAATTCTAAGGGAGCACACATTTACCTGGTTGGCTTTCGCGCAATACATACACG TGACCACCACTCTGCCACATCACAGCAAGGCTCCACGAGTAGTCCTCGTACATAAACAGTTCGTCTTGGGCACGGCAAACGACCTTCTCCACCTACCCAAGAACTATAAACT TGGCAACATTGTATTCGGAGACTACGAGAGAGATGAAGAAGATTGTTCACTGACGATATCTCAACTAAAGTTGGGAGTAACATGTGGCCGCGCATACATCGAAATGCCTATCGCGGACATTATACCACATCCTGAATTTACCAG ATTCGGCGTTGGGAACAGTCTCGCTCTCGTGAAACTCCTTCGGCCGATAAAATCtc ACTACATGGTACCCGTCTGCCTGCCTACGATATCTGAACGTGACAGGAAAAAACACCAAAAAGTTGTTTACCTCATCGACTATATTAgca CTGTTCCCAGAGACTTCGAATCTGAGAAAATGGCTAAAATGAGTATAAAGCTGTACACACACAAGGAGTGCAGACGCCATCGCATGCGATCG AGATTGGGCAGCGAGGGTGTGACGCACGTATTATGCACGTCGGGGTGCGGGGTGCGGCCTGGAGCGCCTATCATCAGTCACGCAGCCGCCGGAGCCTTCGAGTTGATAGGACTAGCCGCGGGCGGAGCGCCCTGCTCCCGCCGCTCTATGCGCCGGCGCCTCAACGTCGACCCTCCCGTCTTCATCGACATCTACCCCTACTTCGCTTGGGTCATCAATGTTATTACAGCTCACATATTGCCGAATCCCTACCCTCATACTTTCATACTTACAGACGCTGACCCTGGTGAGAATG GCCTGAAAATGTTAAGAAGAAGAGAGAAGCATGGATGGCGCGCACGCACGTATGTTTCAGGGAATGCATGCTTCCGGAGGAAGCAGAAGAAATATATCATATTCTACGACGAAAAGTTTCAAGTAAATGCCGATCCTCCTGCGAAAATAAACGTTTTCATTAGG ATCTTTGCTGGACTGGACACGCAGATCAAGTGTGTGCGAGTAACTCTGCCCAACCGGCAGGTGTCGCCGGTCATTAATGGCGCAGGAGGATACGAAATCAACATAAGATTCAACACCGAATGGTTCCCCTACAGTTTCTATTTCGCCGTCGGACTACAAGGTGTTAACGCATCAGTAGACTTAACAGCGCATTGGCAAATGCAAAAGTGGGAGAAAAAATACGGtggttaa